Within Providencia hangzhouensis, the genomic segment TTTACGATTTTGATCACGTAGTCGACTCAAAAATTGTTTTTTAGCCATTTAATTTATCCTACCTGTTTCACAATTCGTTTTGCTAATTCTTCATATTGAATTGCTGGTTTAGATTTAGGCTCATATTCTTTAAATGTCATACCTAATTCTATAGCTTCTTTTGCTGTTGCTTGAGCAAACGAAATATAAGCTAAGATATAATCTTGGGTATAACCTTTATCTTCAAGTATTTCGACTAGCATATTAAGGTTATGAGTATCCACAGCCCCCAAATAACCATCAAAAAGTGGTTTTGAATAGTTCGCAACTGTAGCTTGAGTCACATAGGTTCCCAAAAATTGTAACGATGGATTATAGTTTTTCTTTATTTTTTGCATGTAAGTTAATTGTTTAGCTACAGCATTCCTTGATTGTTTTTCTAGTAAGGTTGGAATTAATAAATAATCAGCAGCCATATGACTTGCTACCATTACATTAGAATATGAAGGGGCTGAGTCTATAAAAATAAAATC encodes:
- a CDS encoding ParA family protein; this translates as MELKTGKKLGKLIVVCSQKGGVVKSQSTNEISFNLQKMGYSVLEIDADWTTGLTERTFPNELPLEIEKEPLKHEFTPGEANTYQLFFSNTDIKPITLDDGRDFIGTTSELNEVNYRHSDCMFDFRDRILELKEKYDFIFIDSAPSYSNVMVASHMAADYLLIPTLLEKQSRNAVAKQLTYMQKIKKNYNPSLQFLGTYVTQATVANYSKPLFDGYLGAVDTHNLNMLVEILEDKGYTQDYILAYISFAQATAKEAIELGMTFKEYEPKSKPAIQYEELAKRIVKQVG